Proteins found in one Methylobacterium sp. CB376 genomic segment:
- a CDS encoding nucleotide sugar dehydrogenase, which yields MMPRVEELERRLSGGDALVGIVGLGYVGLPLALAALRAGFSVLGFDTNPERVAALNRGEGAFHHIPGDALAEAARAGTFAATGDMARLAEPDAILICVPTPLTRHREPDLGFVVASARAVAASLRPGQLVVLESTTYPGTTDEVVRPLLEAGGLRVGAEIFLAYSPEREDPGNAAFSTAQIPKVVGADDPASRRLAAALYGALTVATVPVSSAACAEAVKLTENIFRAVNIALVNELKLVYDAMGIDVWEVIEAAATKPFGFMPFYPGPGLGGHCIPIDPFYLAWKAREFEVPARFIELAGEVNTRMPAHVVERLAAAVDRTGRPFSGSRILLLGLAYKRNIDDTRESPALRLMRLIEARGATCLYHDPLVPVLPPTREYASLAGRRSTPLDAGTLRAVDAVLIATDHDGVDYALVAAEARLVVDTRNAMARRGLSGPTILKA from the coding sequence ATGATGCCGCGCGTTGAGGAACTGGAGCGTCGCCTGAGCGGCGGCGACGCCCTCGTCGGCATCGTCGGGCTCGGCTATGTCGGGCTGCCCCTCGCCCTCGCGGCCCTGCGGGCGGGCTTCTCCGTCCTGGGCTTCGACACCAACCCGGAGCGGGTCGCCGCGCTCAACCGCGGGGAGGGGGCGTTCCACCACATCCCCGGGGATGCGCTGGCCGAGGCGGCGCGCGCCGGCACCTTCGCGGCGACCGGCGACATGGCCCGGCTCGCCGAGCCCGACGCGATCCTGATCTGCGTGCCGACGCCGCTCACGCGGCACCGGGAGCCCGATCTCGGCTTCGTCGTGGCGAGCGCCCGGGCCGTAGCGGCCTCCCTGCGGCCGGGTCAGCTCGTGGTGCTCGAATCGACCACCTATCCGGGCACCACGGACGAGGTGGTGCGGCCGCTCTTGGAGGCCGGCGGGTTGCGGGTCGGGGCCGAGATCTTCCTCGCCTACTCGCCCGAGCGGGAGGATCCCGGCAACGCCGCCTTCTCGACCGCGCAGATCCCCAAGGTAGTGGGTGCGGACGACCCCGCCTCGCGGCGCCTCGCCGCCGCCCTCTACGGGGCCCTCACGGTCGCCACCGTGCCGGTGTCGAGCGCGGCCTGCGCGGAGGCCGTGAAGCTCACCGAGAACATCTTCCGCGCGGTCAACATCGCCCTCGTGAACGAGCTGAAGCTCGTCTACGACGCGATGGGCATCGACGTCTGGGAGGTGATCGAGGCCGCCGCCACCAAGCCGTTCGGGTTCATGCCGTTCTATCCGGGGCCCGGGCTCGGCGGGCACTGCATCCCGATCGATCCGTTCTACCTCGCCTGGAAGGCGCGGGAATTCGAGGTGCCGGCCCGCTTCATCGAACTCGCCGGCGAGGTCAACACCCGCATGCCCGCCCACGTGGTCGAGCGCCTCGCGGCGGCGGTCGACCGGACGGGGCGCCCCTTCTCGGGATCGCGCATCCTGCTGCTCGGCCTCGCCTACAAGCGCAACATCGACGATACCCGCGAGAGCCCCGCCCTGCGGCTGATGCGGCTGATCGAGGCGCGCGGCGCGACCTGCCTCTACCACGATCCGCTGGTGCCGGTGCTGCCGCCGACGCGCGAGTACGCCTCCCTCGCGGGACGCCGCTCGACCCCCCTCGATGCCGGGACGCTGCGCGCGGTCGACGCGGTGCTGATCGCCACCGATCACGACGGGGTCGATTACGCGCTGGTCGCGGCGGAGGCCCGCCTCGTCGTCGACACGCGCAACGCCATGGCCCGGCGCGGCCTGTCCGGGCCGACGATCCTGAAGGCGTGA
- the surE gene encoding 5'/3'-nucleotidase SurE: MRILVTNDDGIHAPGLKVLEEIARGLSDDVWVVAPETDQSGVSHSLSLNDPLRLRKVAETRFAVKGTPSDCVIMGVRHILKERGPDLVLSGVNRGQNVAEDVTYSGTVAGAMEGTILGVRSIALSQAYGAGGRAHVKWQTASHHGARTIRRILEAGIEPGILVNVNFPDCEPEAVEGIAVVAQGMRNQQLLAIDERVDGRGNPYFWLAFAKARFEPGHGTDLKAIAENRIAVTPLRLDLTDEPTLTRFAQALG, from the coding sequence ATGCGCATTCTCGTCACCAACGACGACGGCATCCACGCGCCGGGCCTGAAGGTCCTGGAGGAGATCGCCCGGGGGCTGTCCGACGACGTCTGGGTCGTCGCGCCCGAGACCGACCAGAGCGGGGTGTCGCACTCGCTCTCGCTCAACGATCCCCTGCGCCTGCGCAAGGTCGCCGAGACGCGCTTCGCCGTGAAGGGCACCCCGTCGGATTGCGTGATCATGGGGGTGCGCCACATCCTCAAGGAGCGCGGGCCGGACCTCGTGCTCTCGGGCGTCAACCGCGGCCAGAACGTCGCCGAGGACGTGACCTATTCGGGCACGGTCGCGGGCGCCATGGAGGGGACGATCCTGGGCGTGCGCTCGATCGCGCTGAGCCAGGCCTACGGGGCGGGCGGGCGGGCCCACGTGAAGTGGCAGACCGCCTCCCATCACGGGGCGCGCACGATCCGGCGCATCCTCGAGGCGGGGATCGAGCCCGGCATCCTCGTCAACGTGAACTTCCCCGATTGCGAGCCGGAGGCGGTCGAGGGGATCGCGGTCGTGGCCCAGGGCATGCGCAACCAGCAGCTCCTCGCCATCGACGAGCGCGTGGACGGGCGCGGCAACCCCTATTTCTGGCTCGCCTTCGCGAAGGCGCGGTTCGAGCCCGGCCACGGCACCGACCTCAAGGCCATCGCGGAGAACCGCATCGCGGTGACGCCGCTGCGCCTCGACCTCACGGATGAGCCGACGCTGACGCGCTTCGCCCAGGCCCTCGGCTGA
- the serS gene encoding serine--tRNA ligase, whose product MHDIRVIRDNPAAFDAGLRRRGLEPLAAELVALDDARKAAISAAQVAQERRNALSKEIGAAKKARDEERARALMAEVARLKEQAPGLDAAADAAARALDARLAAIPNTPGPEVPEGRDEHDNVELRRFEGRGRAESGRQHFELGEAAGLMDFEAAARLSGSRFVVLKGRLARLERALGQFMLDLHTAEHGYTEVAPPLLVRDEAMFGTAQLPKFRDDQFAAQPGAVEPGAPGRWLIPTAEVPLTNLVRESILSEDELPLRFTALTPCFRAEAGAAGRDTRGMLRQHQFTKVELVSITAPEQSAEEHERMLACAEAVLRRLDLPYRVMTLCTGDMGFASQKTYDIEVWLPGQGTYREISSCSVCGDFQARRMEARFRRREDRGLGYVHSLNGSGVAVGRALIAVMENYQNPDGSVTVPSALAPYMGGVTRIEGPHA is encoded by the coding sequence ATGCACGACATCCGGGTCATCCGCGACAATCCCGCCGCCTTCGACGCCGGGCTGCGCCGGCGCGGGCTGGAACCGCTCGCCGCCGAGCTCGTCGCCCTCGACGATGCCCGCAAGGCGGCGATCTCGGCCGCGCAGGTCGCCCAGGAGCGGCGCAACGCCCTCTCGAAGGAGATCGGCGCGGCCAAGAAGGCGCGGGACGAGGAGCGGGCCCGGGCGCTGATGGCGGAGGTCGCGCGGCTCAAGGAGCAGGCGCCGGGCCTCGACGCCGCGGCCGACGCCGCCGCGAGGGCCCTCGACGCCCGCCTCGCGGCGATCCCGAACACCCCCGGGCCCGAGGTGCCGGAGGGGAGGGACGAGCACGACAACGTCGAGCTTCGCCGCTTCGAGGGGCGCGGCCGGGCCGAGAGCGGGCGCCAGCACTTCGAACTCGGCGAGGCCGCGGGCCTGATGGATTTCGAGGCCGCCGCCCGGCTGTCGGGCTCGCGCTTCGTCGTGCTGAAGGGCCGCCTCGCCCGGCTGGAGCGGGCGCTGGGCCAGTTCATGCTCGACCTGCACACCGCCGAGCACGGCTACACCGAGGTCGCGCCGCCGCTCCTGGTGCGCGACGAGGCGATGTTCGGCACCGCCCAATTGCCGAAATTCCGCGACGACCAGTTCGCCGCGCAGCCCGGCGCGGTCGAGCCCGGGGCGCCGGGGCGCTGGCTCATCCCCACCGCCGAGGTGCCGCTCACCAACCTCGTGCGCGAGAGCATCCTGTCCGAGGACGAGCTGCCCCTGCGCTTCACCGCGCTGACGCCCTGCTTCCGGGCCGAGGCCGGGGCGGCGGGGCGCGACACCCGCGGCATGCTGCGCCAGCACCAGTTCACCAAGGTCGAACTCGTCTCGATCACGGCGCCCGAGCAATCCGCCGAGGAGCACGAGCGCATGCTCGCCTGCGCGGAGGCCGTGCTGCGCCGGCTCGACCTGCCCTACAGGGTGATGACGCTGTGCACCGGCGACATGGGCTTCGCCTCGCAGAAGACCTACGACATCGAGGTCTGGCTGCCGGGGCAGGGGACCTACCGGGAGATCTCGTCCTGCTCGGTCTGCGGCGATTTCCAGGCCCGGCGCATGGAGGCCCGCTTCCGCCGCCGGGAGGATCGCGGCCTCGGCTACGTGCACAGCCTCAACGGGTCGGGGGTGGCGGTCGGCCGCGCCCTCATCGCCGTGATGGAGAATTACCAGAACCCGGACGGCAGCGTCACGGTGCCGTCCGCGCTCGCGCCCTACATGGGGGGCGTCACGCGAATCGAGGGACCACACGCCTGA
- a CDS encoding protein-L-isoaspartate O-methyltransferase family protein: MDEDPEGRGAVEAASFALALRARGVRDAAVLGAMERVPRDRFAPEALRDLARRDVALPLACGQTMTAPSVVAAMLTALEPRPGSRALEIGTGSGYATALLLRLGCAMVESLERYATLASDAQARLDAAGLGGAVRLRIADGCAREKDVTPFDRILVNGVLPAIPDHLGQRLAPGGRLVGAVVTEAGPRLAVIERGPEGLARRLLDGATRIAPLTAGRAAVL; the protein is encoded by the coding sequence GTGGACGAGGATCCCGAGGGGCGCGGGGCCGTCGAGGCGGCGAGCTTCGCGCTCGCCCTGCGGGCGCGGGGCGTGCGCGACGCGGCGGTGCTCGGCGCCATGGAGCGGGTCCCGCGCGACCGGTTCGCGCCGGAGGCCCTGCGCGACCTCGCGCGGCGCGACGTCGCCCTGCCGCTGGCCTGCGGCCAGACCATGACGGCGCCGAGCGTGGTCGCCGCCATGCTGACGGCCCTGGAACCGCGGCCCGGCAGCCGCGCCCTCGAGATCGGGACCGGCTCGGGCTACGCCACGGCCCTGCTGCTGCGCCTCGGCTGCGCGATGGTCGAGAGCCTGGAGCGCTACGCCACCCTGGCCTCCGACGCGCAGGCCCGCCTCGACGCGGCCGGACTCGGCGGCGCGGTGCGCCTGCGGATCGCGGATGGCTGCGCCCGGGAGAAGGACGTCACCCCCTTCGACCGCATCCTGGTCAACGGGGTCCTGCCCGCCATCCCGGATCACCTCGGCCAGCGCCTCGCGCCGGGGGGCCGCCTCGTCGGGGCGGTCGTCACCGAGGCGGGCCCGCGCCTCGCGGTGATCGAGCGCGGCCCGGAAGGGCTCGCCCGCCGCCTGCTCGACGGGGCGACGCGGATCGCGCCGCTGACGGCGGGCCGGGCGGCGGTGCTGTAG
- a CDS encoding ABC-F family ATP-binding cassette domain-containing protein, which translates to MLRVNDLTYRIGERLILDRAGFAIPDRARVGLVGRNGAGKTTLFRLIQGEIATEGGTVSLPKGTRIGGVAQEAPAGPETLHEVVLAADVERTRLLREAETADGLRRAEIETRLVDIDAHSAPARAAAILHGLGFDAAAQARPCADFSGGWRMRVALAAVLFSEPDLLLLDEPTNYLDIEGTLWLYDYLERYPRTAIIISHDRDLLDTSVDHILHLDRGQLTLYRGGYTSFARQLAEKRSLQAKARAKQEAERAHLQSFVDRFRAKATKARQAQSRMKRLAKMEPIAALIEDDVPVIHLPSPPRPLSPPLVAMERVAAGYGERTVLSGLTLTLAPDDRVALLGANGNGKSTFCKLIGGRLDPLSGEVRRSTKIEVAYFAQHQLDELRPAESAYAHVRDLMPEVPESKVRAAAARLGFPGQKADTPVAQLSGGEKARLLMGLAAFAGPHLLILDEPTNHLDIESRQALVEAINDYEGAVILVSHDRFLVEACADRLWLVRNGSVKPFDGDMDDYRRLVLAGPEPEAPRTSESAGGAKAVERRSNAERRAALAPLRKRLEAVEARMTKLSEAIAKIDAALEDGSAFRTDPAKAGDLARMRAEAAAALAAAEEDWLALSGELEAAEG; encoded by the coding sequence ATGCTCCGCGTCAACGACCTCACCTACCGGATCGGCGAACGGCTGATCCTCGACCGCGCCGGCTTCGCGATCCCCGACCGCGCGCGGGTCGGCCTCGTCGGCCGCAACGGGGCGGGCAAGACCACCCTGTTCCGCCTGATCCAGGGCGAGATCGCCACCGAGGGCGGCACCGTCTCGCTGCCGAAGGGCACCCGGATCGGCGGCGTGGCCCAGGAGGCTCCCGCCGGTCCCGAGACCCTGCACGAGGTCGTGCTCGCCGCCGACGTCGAGCGCACGCGCCTGCTGCGGGAGGCCGAGACCGCCGACGGCCTGCGCCGGGCCGAGATCGAGACGCGCCTCGTCGACATCGACGCCCACTCGGCCCCGGCCCGGGCGGCCGCGATCCTGCACGGCCTCGGCTTCGACGCGGCGGCGCAGGCCCGCCCCTGCGCGGATTTCTCCGGCGGCTGGCGCATGCGCGTGGCGCTCGCCGCCGTGCTCTTCTCCGAGCCCGACCTGCTCCTCCTCGACGAGCCCACCAACTACCTCGACATCGAGGGGACGCTCTGGCTCTACGATTACCTGGAGCGCTATCCCCGCACCGCGATCATCATCAGCCACGACCGCGACCTGCTCGACACGAGCGTCGACCACATCCTCCACCTCGACCGCGGCCAGCTCACCCTCTACCGGGGCGGCTACACCTCCTTCGCCCGCCAGCTCGCCGAGAAGCGCAGCCTGCAGGCCAAGGCGCGGGCGAAGCAGGAGGCCGAGCGCGCCCATCTCCAGAGCTTCGTCGACCGCTTCAGGGCCAAGGCCACCAAGGCGCGCCAGGCCCAGTCGCGCATGAAGCGGCTCGCCAAGATGGAGCCGATCGCCGCGCTGATCGAGGACGACGTCCCGGTGATCCACCTGCCGAGCCCGCCCCGGCCGCTCTCCCCGCCCCTCGTCGCCATGGAGCGGGTGGCGGCGGGCTACGGCGAGCGCACCGTGCTCTCGGGCCTCACCCTGACGCTCGCGCCCGACGACCGCGTCGCGCTGCTCGGCGCCAACGGCAACGGCAAGTCGACCTTCTGCAAGCTGATCGGCGGGCGGCTCGATCCGCTCTCGGGCGAGGTCCGGCGCTCGACCAAGATCGAGGTGGCGTATTTCGCCCAGCACCAGCTCGACGAGCTGCGCCCGGCCGAGAGCGCCTACGCGCATGTCCGCGACCTGATGCCGGAGGTGCCCGAATCGAAGGTGCGGGCCGCCGCCGCCCGGCTCGGCTTCCCGGGCCAGAAGGCGGACACGCCGGTGGCGCAGCTCTCGGGCGGCGAGAAGGCCCGGCTGCTGATGGGGCTGGCGGCCTTCGCGGGTCCCCACCTGCTGATCCTCGACGAGCCGACCAACCACCTCGACATCGAGAGCCGTCAGGCGCTGGTGGAGGCGATCAACGACTACGAGGGCGCCGTGATCCTGGTGAGCCACGACCGCTTCCTGGTCGAGGCCTGCGCCGACCGGCTCTGGCTGGTGCGGAACGGCAGCGTGAAGCCCTTCGACGGCGACATGGACGATTACCGCCGCCTCGTGCTGGCGGGACCGGAGCCCGAGGCGCCGCGGACCAGCGAATCGGCCGGCGGGGCCAAGGCGGTCGAGCGGCGCAGCAACGCCGAGCGTCGGGCGGCCCTGGCGCCCTTGCGCAAGCGGCTGGAGGCGGTCGAGGCGCGGATGACCAAGCTCTCCGAGGCCATCGCCAAGATCGATGCGGCGCTGGAGGACGGCAGCGCCTTCCGGACCGATCCGGCCAAGGCCGGGGACCTCGCCCGGATGCGGGCCGAGGCCGCCGCCGCCCTCGCCGCCGCCGAGGAGGATTGGCTGGCCCTCAGCGGGGAATTGGAGGCCGCCGAGGGGTGA
- a CDS encoding SIR2 family NAD-dependent protein deacylase, with amino-acid sequence MSPEEFATFISGKFQEPRTPHALSEPHLRIAGLGFRHIITTNYDPCIELAMRRAGRSFTPIHWSDAADVRTFFRALSDRSAPPCIVYLHGRFDRPADIVLTETSYARLYLNDVFQRRIVAVFMTQPVVFLGFSMRDPDLGQIMRSVRANLGVEDSQHFGIFGYRTEDERALIERRMRDKFGLRAVFYRIQSAPGDAEDHSGLLALLDRIGAGGLASAAGAPTAPALAPELHVAKEPADEVDPNKGLFGGTAETARRRLLVRDVRLDQDEGFAAFTLVVESRPGAGPPLAGPVRFHLHPTFPREQVVVPARNGTAELPIDFAYGAFTVGAVVENDPPDENRLELDLSAATEFPAWFRER; translated from the coding sequence ATGTCGCCTGAGGAATTTGCGACATTCATCTCGGGGAAGTTCCAGGAGCCGCGGACGCCGCATGCCCTGAGCGAGCCCCACCTGCGGATCGCCGGCCTCGGCTTCCGGCACATCATCACGACGAATTACGATCCCTGCATCGAACTGGCGATGCGGCGGGCCGGGAGGTCGTTCACCCCCATCCACTGGAGCGACGCGGCCGACGTCCGCACCTTCTTCCGCGCCCTGTCCGACCGCTCCGCGCCGCCCTGCATCGTCTATCTGCACGGGCGCTTCGACCGGCCGGCCGACATCGTGCTGACCGAGACGTCCTACGCGCGCCTCTACCTCAACGACGTCTTCCAGCGGCGGATCGTCGCCGTGTTCATGACACAGCCCGTCGTGTTCCTCGGCTTCTCGATGCGCGATCCCGATCTGGGGCAGATCATGCGCAGCGTGCGGGCGAATCTGGGTGTGGAGGACAGCCAGCATTTCGGGATCTTCGGCTACCGGACCGAGGACGAGAGGGCGCTGATCGAGAGGCGCATGCGGGACAAGTTCGGCCTGCGGGCCGTGTTCTACCGGATCCAGAGCGCGCCGGGAGACGCGGAGGACCATTCCGGCCTGCTGGCCCTCCTCGACCGGATCGGGGCGGGCGGACTCGCGTCCGCGGCGGGCGCGCCGACCGCGCCCGCCCTGGCGCCCGAGCTCCACGTCGCGAAGGAGCCGGCGGACGAGGTCGATCCGAACAAGGGCCTGTTCGGCGGCACCGCCGAGACGGCACGCCGGCGGCTCCTCGTCCGCGACGTCAGGCTGGATCAGGACGAAGGATTCGCCGCCTTCACGCTCGTCGTGGAGAGCAGGCCGGGTGCCGGACCTCCGCTCGCCGGTCCGGTGCGGTTCCACCTGCACCCGACCTTCCCTCGGGAGCAGGTCGTGGTGCCGGCGCGGAACGGCACGGCCGAACTCCCGATCGATTTCGCCTACGGCGCCTTCACGGTCGGCGCGGTCGTCGAGAACGACCCCCCGGACGAGAACAGGCTGGAACTCGACCTGAGCGCCGCGACGGAATTTCCCGCCTGGTTCCGGGAGCGGTGA
- a CDS encoding YebC/PmpR family DNA-binding transcriptional regulator: protein MAGHSQFKNIMHRKGRVDAVRSKVFGKLAREITVAAKLGVPDPAMNPRLRAAMLAARAENMPKDNIERAIKKATGGEGENYEEIRYEGYGPGGAALIVEAQTDNRNRTASDVRSAFTKAGGSLAETGAVSFMFDRVGLVAFDAKVADADAMLEAAIEAGADDVKSDESGHEVTCEHGALGEVAKALEARFGEPRRTALVWRPQNTVEVDDETGEKLIRLVEMIEDQDDVQNVFVNFAVSDALMARMQD, encoded by the coding sequence ATGGCCGGACATTCGCAGTTCAAGAACATCATGCACCGCAAGGGCCGCGTCGACGCGGTCCGCTCCAAGGTCTTCGGCAAGCTCGCGCGCGAGATCACGGTGGCCGCCAAGCTCGGCGTGCCGGACCCGGCCATGAACCCGCGCCTGCGCGCCGCGATGCTGGCGGCCCGGGCCGAGAACATGCCCAAGGACAACATCGAGCGCGCGATCAAGAAGGCGACCGGCGGGGAAGGGGAGAATTACGAGGAGATCCGCTACGAGGGCTACGGCCCGGGCGGGGCGGCGCTGATCGTCGAGGCGCAGACCGACAACCGCAACCGCACGGCCTCGGACGTGCGCTCGGCCTTCACCAAGGCCGGCGGCAGCCTCGCCGAGACGGGCGCGGTCTCGTTCATGTTCGACCGGGTCGGGCTCGTCGCCTTCGACGCGAAGGTGGCGGACGCCGACGCGATGCTGGAGGCCGCCATCGAGGCGGGCGCCGACGACGTCAAGTCGGACGAGAGCGGCCACGAGGTCACCTGCGAGCACGGCGCCCTCGGGGAGGTCGCCAAGGCCCTCGAGGCCCGCTTCGGCGAGCCCCGCCGCACCGCCCTGGTCTGGCGCCCGCAGAACACCGTCGAGGTCGACGACGAGACCGGCGAGAAGCTGATCCGCCTCGTCGAGATGATCGAGGACCAGGACGACGTCCAGAACGTCTTCGTGAACTTCGCGGTCTCGGACGCGCTGATGGCCCGGATGCAGGACTGA
- a CDS encoding peptidoglycan DD-metalloendopeptidase family protein has translation MRFGDPFSNPFSSSGTEPGATGSLPEEPTAPVRTAPIRSQALAAPQGAASQPGPLPLSSRAAPAAAQSTRAVAAAPATGGAAGWTAQGGTTVTVGQGDTLNQMSTRFGVPAAAILSANGLSSAKEVTPGRQIVIPVYHAGGSAAVTPRVTPAAAPREVAQAARPAEPPRKVAELREEPAPAPKPHPRPGQAAAAPAKPAAVERAAKLNARPAEPVRTAKVEPKPEPKQAAKPEPRKAEAKHEGKAESRQEAKRDAKETKAAAKPAPKPEPKVAAKPEPKPEPKVAAKPEPKVAAKPEPKPEPKVAAKPEPKPEPKVAAKPEPKKPAEAPKQVAKAEIPKPEPKPEPVKPKAAEPKAAEPKAAEKPAEPAPAPAPAPAEDASAFRWPARGRVIAGYGSSGNEGINIALPEGTPVKAAEEGTVAYAGSDVKGYGKLVLVRHANGYVSAYAHNGEIDVRPGDKVKRGQVIAKSGASGNVTSPQLHFEIRKGATPVDPIPKLASN, from the coding sequence ATGCGGTTCGGGGATCCGTTCTCGAACCCCTTCTCGTCGAGCGGCACGGAGCCGGGCGCGACCGGCAGCCTGCCGGAGGAGCCGACTGCGCCGGTGCGGACCGCGCCGATCCGCTCGCAGGCCCTCGCGGCGCCGCAGGGCGCGGCCTCCCAGCCGGGGCCGCTGCCCCTGTCGAGCCGGGCCGCGCCGGCCGCCGCGCAGAGCACGCGGGCCGTCGCGGCGGCCCCGGCCACCGGCGGGGCGGCGGGCTGGACCGCCCAGGGCGGCACCACCGTCACGGTCGGCCAGGGTGACACGCTGAACCAGATGTCGACGCGCTTCGGGGTGCCGGCCGCCGCGATCCTGTCGGCGAACGGCCTGTCGAGCGCCAAGGAGGTCACGCCGGGCCGCCAGATCGTGATCCCGGTCTATCACGCGGGCGGCTCCGCCGCGGTGACGCCGCGGGTGACGCCTGCGGCCGCGCCGCGCGAGGTGGCGCAGGCGGCCCGGCCGGCGGAGCCGCCGCGCAAGGTCGCGGAGCTGCGCGAGGAGCCCGCGCCCGCCCCCAAGCCGCATCCGCGGCCGGGCCAGGCCGCCGCGGCGCCGGCGAAGCCCGCGGCTGTCGAGCGGGCGGCCAAGCTGAACGCCCGCCCGGCCGAGCCGGTCAGGACCGCCAAGGTCGAGCCGAAGCCCGAGCCGAAGCAGGCGGCCAAGCCGGAGCCGCGGAAGGCGGAGGCGAAGCACGAGGGGAAGGCGGAGTCCCGGCAGGAGGCCAAGCGCGACGCCAAGGAGACGAAGGCGGCGGCGAAGCCGGCGCCGAAGCCCGAGCCCAAAGTCGCGGCCAAGCCGGAGCCGAAGCCCGAGCCCAAGGTCGCCGCGAAGCCCGAGCCCAAGGTCGCGGCCAAGCCGGAGCCGAAGCCCGAGCCCAAGGTCGCGGCCAAGCCGGAGCCGAAGCCCGAGCCCAAGGTCGCGGCCAAGCCGGAGCCGAAGAAGCCCGCGGAGGCGCCCAAGCAGGTGGCCAAGGCCGAGATCCCCAAGCCGGAGCCGAAGCCCGAGCCCGTCAAGCCCAAGGCGGCCGAGCCCAAGGCGGCCGAGCCCAAGGCGGCCGAGAAGCCGGCCGAGCCGGCCCCGGCTCCTGCCCCGGCCCCGGCCGAGGATGCCTCGGCCTTCCGCTGGCCGGCCCGCGGCCGGGTCATCGCGGGCTACGGATCGAGCGGCAACGAGGGCATCAACATCGCGCTGCCCGAGGGCACGCCGGTCAAGGCCGCCGAGGAGGGCACGGTGGCCTACGCGGGCAGCGACGTGAAGGGCTACGGCAAGCTCGTGCTGGTGCGCCACGCCAACGGCTACGTCTCGGCCTACGCGCATAACGGCGAGATCGACGTGCGCCCGGGCGACAAGGTCAAGCGCGGGCAGGTGATCGCGAAGTCCGGCGCCTCGGGCAACGTGACCTCGCCGCAGCTGCACTTCGAGATCCGCAAGGGCGCGACCCCGGTCGACCCGATCCCGAAGCTCGCCAGCAACTGA
- a CDS encoding MucR family transcriptional regulator has product MQDQDQEIGLIEQATDIVAAYVSNNSVPVADLPSLISAVHTSLVRLRNPAPAEPEKPVPLMPIKKTITPDFLISLEDGRQYKSLKRHLSTRGLTPEQYRQKWGLPPDYPMVAANYAAQRSELAKSSGLGRRRA; this is encoded by the coding sequence ATGCAGGACCAAGATCAAGAAATCGGTCTGATCGAGCAGGCCACGGACATCGTCGCGGCCTACGTGTCGAACAACTCCGTGCCCGTGGCGGACCTGCCGAGCCTGATCAGCGCCGTCCACACCTCGCTCGTGCGGCTCCGCAACCCCGCCCCGGCCGAGCCGGAGAAGCCGGTCCCGCTGATGCCGATCAAGAAGACGATCACGCCGGACTTCCTGATCAGCCTGGAGGACGGGCGCCAGTACAAGTCGCTGAAGCGTCACCTCTCGACCCGGGGGCTGACGCCCGAGCAGTACCGGCAGAAGTGGGGCCTGCCGCCGGACTACCCGATGGTGGCGGCGAACTACGCCGCGCAGCGGTCGGAACTCGCCAAGTCGAGCGGGCTCGGCCGTCGCCGGGCCTGA